From the genome of Desulfonatronum sp. SC1:
TGCGAACTGACCATCCAGGAGGTGGAGACGGTCGACCCGAACGAGGTGGCCCACGTAGGCAAGCGGCTGGGGGAGATTTTGGTGGAGCGAGGAGATGTCAAGCTCCAGGACCTGCAAGAGATTCTCAAGCAGCAGCGGCCCTTGGGCGAATTATTGACCCAGGCCGGATTGGTCAGCTCCCAGGGCCTGGAAGCCGCCCTGACCGAGCAAGAGGTGGTGCGGGAGGCTAGGGCGCCTCGGGTGGAGCACAAGGAGGCCGTGCCCAGTATCCGGGTGGAGGCCGCCAAGCTGGACAAGCTAGGGGACCTGGTGGGCGAACTGGTGATCGTCCAGGCCCGGTTGACCCAACTCGTGACCCAGCGCCATGACCCGGCCCTGGTCAGTTTGGCCGAGGAACTGGAGCGACTCAGCGATGAATTGCGGGACAACACCCTGGGTATCCGGATGTTGCCCATCGGCAGCACCTTCAACAAATTTTCGCGGCTGGTCCGGGATCTCTCCAAGGAATTGGGCAAGGAGATCGAGCTGGTCGCCCAGGGCGGTGAAACCGAACTGGACAAAAACGTGATCGAAAAGCTCAACGATCCCATGGTCCACCTTTTGCGCAATTCCATCGACCACGGGGTGGAGTCGCCAGAAGCCCGGCAGGCCAAGGGCAAGCCGCGCAAAGGCAGGATCACCCTCTCCGCCGAGCATGCCAGCGGCGAGGTCCTGATCCGGATCATGGACGACGGCGCGGGCATCGAACCGGCCAGGATACGGGCCAAGGCTCTGGAGAAAAGACTCATCTCCGCGGATTCCGCCCTTTCGGACGACGAGGTGCTGCAACTGGTCTTTCTGCCGGGGTTTTCCACCGCCGAACAGGTCAGCAACGTGTCCGGGCGGGGCGTGGGCATGGATGTGGTCAAGCGCGGCATCGACGCTTTGCGCGGGGTGATCAAGCTGGAGAGCGTCCCGAACAAGGGCACCAGCGTCCTGATCAAGCTGCCGCTGACCCTGGCGATCATCGACGGCTTGCAAGTGGAGGTGGCCCGGGAGCAATACGTCATCCCCTTGTCCGCGGTGGAGGAATGCGTCGAACTGGACCGCTTCACGTCGAATTTCGGCGAGAACGGGGAAATGATTAATCTGCGCGGAGAAGCCGTTCCGTTCATCCGCCTTCGGAATTGGTTCGACCAGCAGGGAGCGCTCCCGAGTATCGAGCAAGTGGTGATCGTCAACGTCCAGGAGCAGCGCGTCGGGCTGGTGGTGGACACGGTCATCGGCCAGCATCAGACTGTGATCAAAAGCCTGGGTTGGGTTTACCGCGAACTGGAAGGCATCTCCGGGGCGACCATCAACGGCGACGGCACCATGGCCCTGATCCTGGACGTCCAGGCCCTGGTCGGTGCCGCTGTGCGGAATGTCGTGCAAGGGGAGGGGTGAGAAGAAGGATTTCAGGAGTGCAACTACTCAGCTCTCAAAAAGACCGAGGAAGACAAGCGCCATTGTGCTTTGAACGACGACACTGCCGCCGGATGCGCTTCGCTTATCCGGTCCACATAGCGGGCTCGTTTCTGATGTAGGCCGGATAAGGCGAAAGCCGCATCCGGCACGTCAACTTTTCAATCGCTGAACCGTGAATCGCTGAACCCCCGAAGGGGCAAAGTCCATGAACAACGAAGATATTTCCACCAAACTGGCCAGGCTGGAACGGTTATACGAGCAGGCTCGGCGGGAAGCCGATGAGAACGCCAAGGCCCGGGACGTGTTGCTGGGCCGGATCAGTCATGAGTTGCGAACGCCGCTGAACGCGATCATGGGCATGTCCGAGTTGCTGTCCGAGACCGGTCTCGACTCCACCCAGGCCAACTACTTGTCCATGATCGGAACGTCCACGTCCCAGTTGCTCCGACTGGTCAACGAGATCCTGGATTTTTCCCGGTTGCGCTCCGAAGCGGAGGACGAAGAATCGGAGGATTACACCATTGCCGGGGATATCCTGCCTCGGCTGCATTCCCATGAGCAGCAAGCCCTGGAAAAAGATCTGCACTTTTTCGTGTATGTTTCGCCGGATGTCTCCGGAGTCTTGCACGGCGTTTCGGGCTGGATCGCCCAGGTGACGCAGTTGCTGGTGGATAATGCGGTCAAGTTCACGGACTCCGGCGAGGTGCTGGTGCAGTTCGGTCGGGGACAGGACAAGAATGGGGCGCCGACGTTGTGCATCAAGGTCACGGACACCGGTATCGGAATACCCAAGGAAAGCCAGGAGGCGATCTTCGACAAGCTGGTCACCGGGCCTCACTCCAGGCGTTTCGGCGGTTTGGGCATGGGGCTGGCCGTGACCCGGGAGCTTGTGGAGAAAATGGGCGGCGAGATCGTCGTGGACAGTGATTTGTACCTGGGCAGCACGTTTTCCGTTTCTCTGCCACTGCCGAGGCCAGCGATCATGCCGTCGATTTCTGACGCGCCTCGCGGTCCGTTTTCGATCCTCCTGGCCGAGGACGAGCCGGTCAACAAGTTCATGACGGAACAATTGCTGTCCAAGCATGGGCACCGGGTGCTTGCCGTGGACGACGGTGAACAAGCTCTGGAAGCCTTGTCCGAAGCGAAGTTCGATTTGATTCTAATGGATATCTCCATGCCCGTCATGGATGGTCTGGAGGCGACCAGGATCATCCGTTCCGGAGAGAGAACCGGCATCGACAAGGATATCCCCATCATCGCCCTGACCGCCATGGTCCTGCCGGTGGATCGCAAACGTTGCCTGGCCGCCGGCATGAACGCCTTCGTGACCAAGCCGGTGGAAACCTCGAAGCTGGAAGAGGTGATGCATGAGGTTTTGGCCGCATGATGGTCCAGTAGGGGGCACGGCGCGCCGTGCTCCTACTGGGAGTAATGCCGTTTGTCGACTGATTCCAACCCCTCCCTGATATGTCAATCAATCCTGAATCATCCCCCGCTTTTTCCTTGCGGTTGCCCGCGAGGTTCTCATCGTGCGATTCAGAATGCGTCCGGTGATGGACGGCGGTGCGCCGCCCCGGAGTGTTTGTCCGTGAAGACGACGTCCTGGCGCAATCTTTTCGAGGCTCGCTCTCTACTCGTCCTGGGCCTTGTGCTGACGGTCGGGCTGGCATGCAGCTGGTGGTCCGTGCGCACAGCCGACCGAGTGATGCGCGAGGACTTGCTGCGTCAGGCCTTGTTGGTGACCCAGGCGGTGAATCCGGAGTGGGTGCGAAATCTTGCCGGAGACCGGGCCGACATGGAAACGGTTCAGTATGCACGGCTCAAGGAACATCTGCGGCTGACCAAGCTGATCGACGACCGTTGGGAATGGACCTATCTGATGGGTCGTCGAGACGACGGGACGATCTTCTTTTATGTGGATTCCGAGCCGGACACGGATTGGGACGCATCGCCGCCCGGACAGGTTTACGAGGAGGTCACGGACCCGCTCCTGGAGGTCTTCAATTCCGGACGGGCCTTGGTGGAAGGCCCTGAGACGGATCGATGGGGTACCTGGGTCAGCGCTCTGGTCCCTCTGATCGACCCGGTTGACGGCACTTTGCTGGCCGTGACGGGAATCGACGTGGAGGCCGGGGACTGGCGTCGTTCGGCGTTGCGGGCCGGATTTTTCCCGGCCTTAATGACTCTGGTTCTGGCCGCCGTGCTGATGACCGGACATGTGTTACTTGCCGTTCGTCGGGAGCGGGAGGCCGAGGCGGCCAGGAAACTCGGGCTTCCCCTGGAAGCCGTGCTGACCTTGCTTCTCGGGCTGATCCTGACGGCAAGTATGGTCTGGACCCTGCACCGAGCCGAATACCGGTACCACTTCAAGACCTTCGCCTTGCTGGCCAACGTTAAATCGGCCCAGATTCTCGAGAGCTTCCGCTCTCTCGCCCAAAGTGAAATCCCCAGCTTGGCCTCCTTGCTTGAACTCAATCCAGCGCTCACGAGCGATGCGTTTTCCCGGTACACGACTTACTTGCTGGGGAATCCGGCCGTACGGGCCTGGATGTGGTTGCCTGTCGTGCCGGCGACGGAGCACGTGGGCCTGGAGCAGTGTTCTTCCCTTGTCCGGATTTGTTCCTGGATGTGTCCCCATGGGGAGACGGAAGCGGAAGGGCGTGGGGGCGAGCTTGGAAACGGGCCGAACGGAGTATCGCCATGGTTCAGTGACCATCGTGCCCCCGTGGCGCTTGTAGCGCCTCTTGCTCAAAACCGGGATCTACCGGGCCGGGATGCGACGGGTTGCTCCTTTCTGCGAGCGGCTTTGGACATGACCCGGCTGACGGGCATGGTTTCCGGAAGCGATGCCTTCATCTTGCCCGAGGGGCCAACCGAAGGCTGGACTATTTTTGTCGCCCTTTCGATCCCTTCGTCTTCCTCTGATGATTCTTCCTCCGTTGCCCTCGGTTCCGGTGCGTTTCCGGACGGGTTTGCCGCCGCCCTGGTCAACGTGGATTCACTGGTTCGAGGCTCGCTGGACGCCGATTCCTTCACCAACGGCGAGCCTCTGACCCTCATCGATTTTTATCAACTGCATCCGGAGCAGGGCAAAATACCGATGGGGACCGCGTCGGAGCAGAGCGGTTCGCGAAGATACACCTCCTTTGTCCTGGCCAGGCCGGTAATGGCCTTTGGCAAGACCTACGCCGTGGAGATTCGCCCGACCCGGGCCTTTGAGAGAGCCAATCCTGCCATGGCCGGTTGGATGGCGGCCCTGTCCGGCTTGATGGTGACCGGGGCCGTTGGATTGGTGGTCGGGGTGATGGTTCAGCGTCGCGAGCAGCTTCGGCGTCTGGTCGCCGAGCGGACCCAGGCGCTTCGGGACAGCCGGAACCAGTTTCAATCCTTGGTGGACAATATTTCAGGGGCCGTCTACCGGCGGGAGGCTGGTTCCGGGCATGCTTTGCTGTTCATCAGCGATCCGGTGGAGACGATCGTCGGTCATCCGGCCAAGGCCTTTTTGGGGCCCGAACCGTCATTGACTCACTGGGACGTCGTTCACCCCGACGACCTGGAGTATGTCCAGCGATCTGTATTCCAGGCTTTTTCCGAAGGCATTCCGTGGGAAGTGGAGTACCGGGTGCTGCATCGAGATGGAAGCGTACGCTGGGTTTACGAAAAGGGGAAACTGGTCAGGGGGGCAGATGGACGGGCCGTTTACCTGGATGGTTTCCTCCTGGATGTCACGGATCGTCGCGAAGCCGAAGAAAGACTGTTGGAATCGGCTCAGGAGATGTTCAGCAAAAATCTTGAGCTGGATGCCGCCCTGTCCCGAGCCGAGGAAGCGACCCTGGCGAAAAGTCAGTTTCTGGCCAACATGAGTCATGAAATCCGGACCCCGCTGAACGGGATCATGGGCATGGCCGAGTTGGCACAAGATCCCGGTGGCGGGGTGCATCCGACACTGGCCTTGCGGACAATTGTCACGGAAGCCGAAGCGTTGATGCGCATCATCAACGACATTTTGGACTTTTCCAAGCTCGAAGCCGGACAAGTGGTATTGGAAGCCGCGGCCTTTGATCTCAGTGACGTTTTCAACCAGTTGCGGGAGACTCTGAGCGTACTGGCCCGGCGCAAGGGGTTGCGATACGTTTCCAGCGTTTCTCCGGACATTCCCCGGTTCCTTGTGGGAGATGCCGCACGATTGCGTCAGGTTTTGCTGAACCTTGGCGGCAACGCGATCAAATTCACCCATGTCGGCGAGGTGTCGGTTTCAGCGCAGCAGATCGAACCGCGTAATGGTTCGGCGCGGATTCGCTTCGAGGTTCGGGATACGGGAATCGGGATTCCCGAACAGAAACATTCCCTGGTTTTCGAGAGTTTCACCCAGGCCGACAGCTCCACGACCCGTGAATATGGGGGGACGGGCCTGGGATTGGCCATCACCAAGCGCTTTGTGGAGCTGATGGGTGGAGACGTTGTCCTGGAAAGCCCCAAGGGGCAAGGATGTATCTTCAGCTTCGCCCTGGATCTGCCAACGGTCCTGGAGTTGGACATGCTTTTGCCCTCGATCCGGGAAGAACAGGAGACGGCGTCCAATGTCGAGTCCGGGTGGGTGCCGGGAGCCTTTCCGTGTCGGGTTCTCCTGGTGGAAGACTATCCCACGAACCGGCAAGTGGCCTTATACCATCTGTGCAGCGCCGGCTGCACCGTGGATGTGGCCACGAACGGTCTGGATGCGATCCGGGCGTTCCAGTCGAAGCGCTACGATCTGATCCTGATGGACGTCCAGATGCCGATCATGGACGGTTTCGAGGCGACGAGGGAGATCAGGAAATTGGAAAGCGGGGTTCACGGTTCACGGTTCAACGGTTCAACGGTTGGAGAAGGTGGCGATCAGCAGATTGCTCCTCAGGTTTCAGGTCTCAGCCTTCAGCCATTTCGTCGAACGCCCATCATCGCCATGACCGCCCATGCGGTGGCGGGGTATCGGGAGAAATGTCTGGCGGCGGATATGGATGATTATTTGGCCAAGCCCATGCGGCGTGTGGAATTGTTGGCCATGGTGGGCAAGTGGATCGGCAGGACGGCACCACTGGAGAACCGCGCGGAGGTTGCTTCAGTTCCGGTTCAGCCGAAGACGGCCGGTCCCGGTGAGGCGCCCATGGACTACCAGCGGGCTGTGGAGGAATTCGAGGGGGATCAGGATTTGCTGGACGAGGTGCTGCATGGCTTTCTGGGGAATCTGGAGCGGCAGATTCCGCGGATGGAAGAGGCCCTGGCCGCTGGAGACGCCCGGGGTGTTGCCGAAGAGGCCCACGCCGTCAAGGGCGGGGCGGCCAATCTGCTGGCGGAGAATTTGGCCCAGGCGGCCAATGATTTGGAATGGATCGGACGAGCGGGAGACGTTGCGGGTCTCGAGGAGCCTCTGGAACGGCTTCGAGGTGCATATCGCGCATTGTCGGCGTTTGTTCAAGGGAGGACATCATGAAGTGCCTGGTGGTGGACGATGAGTTGGTCAGTCGGCGAAAACTGAAGAGAATCATGGAATCATTCGGCCCCTGCGATGAAGTGGAAAACGGGGATCAGGCCGTTTTGGCCGTGATCAAAGCCATGAACCTGGGCGAGCCCTACGAAGTGATCATGATGGACCTGATGATGCCGGTGATGGACGGTCACGAAGCCCTGCGACGCATCCGGGCCATGGAAAAGGAACGTCGGGTTGCCCCGGGCCGAGAAGCACGGGTGGTCGTGATTTCCAGCCTGGAGGATCAGAAAAATGTCTGTCAGGCCTTTTTCAAGGGCTTGGCCAGCGCCTATGTGACCAAGCCGGTGAATCGGGAGTCCGTCCTCGCGGCGTTGCGGACTCTGAATCTGGGGTAGGTTTGCTGATAATTTGCAACCGGTCATCGGCTCACGGGGTATGTCGAAAGGAGAACGAGATGAAAAGTCTGGTGGTGGACGACGAGTTGGTCAGTCGGAGCAAGTTGAAAAAAATCATGGAAGCCTTCGGTCCGTGCGATGCCGTGGAAAACGGGGAAGAAGCGGTGGCGGCCTTTATCAACGCCCTTGATCGGGGGGAGCCCTACACGGTGATCTTGATGGATCTGATGATGCCGGTGATGGACGGTCATGAGGCGCTGCGGCGTATCCGGGACATCGAGCAGGAACGGCGGATCGTGCCGGGCGAAGAGACGCGGGTAATCGTGGTTTCCTGCCTGGAGGATCAGAAAAACGTCTGTCAGGCCTTTTTCAAAGGCTTGGCCAGCGTTTACGTGACCAAGCCGGTGAACCGGGAAGTCGTGGACACGGCGTTACGTTCGTTGACTCTGGAGTAGCAGTCCGTTGAAAAACTCCCAATTGCTGCGTTGCCGCAAAAAATTCAAACTCTCACGTATGAATAAATACGCTTCGAACTTGATTTTTTTTGCGCCTTGCACTTAGGGGTTTTTGAGCGAACTGCCGGATATGTTTTTTTTCAACATTCAGGTAGTCCGCATCCATGCCCCAGCCTTTGTTGTTTCCGCCGTCCATTTGTCCGGCGACGTCTCTGCCGGTCCGCACTCCCCCGGAATGGTCCGGGATCGCACTCTCCAACCAATACAGGGCGACCTTCAGTGTGATCGGCGAGGCCATCCTTCATGTGGCCTTGGAGGGGAAGGTCGATCCGGTAGGAACGGCCGCGGCGCTTCGGGAGCGTCGTCGGGTGTTGCTCGAGTCCGGGCTGATGGACCGGCCATTCGTGGAAATTCGGAACCACGGCGAGATTATCGGTATTCCATCCAAGGAAAGCCGGATGCTGTTGACCAATGCCCTGGTTGAGGACATCCGAGCCGGTCGGTTGGTCGGGTTTTGGGTTTATAACGCACCCGTGCTGATCCGGGCGATGATCAACGTCGGTGCCCGACTGCACGACATCACCATCCCCACCGGCGCGGTTCGGGACTACCAGACCGCGATGCGCTCGGCGCTGCGGGTTTTGCCCGTAGCCGCGTTCCTACCGGCCGGCTCGACATCAGAGCTCGTGAGGGCGGCTTGGACCTTGGAATTGGATGGCTATGGGGTTCGGATCGAACTGGTGGAGCCGGACATCCTGTACACCGTGGCCCAAGGTGCGCTGCGGGAGGAACATGTTGACCCGATTTTCGATCTCTATGCCCAGATTTTGGAAGAAAGCGGGCTGGTTGAACTGGGGTATTGCTATCGGGTGGTCAACGGCGAGCGGATCGCCGGGTTTTCCTGGAAGGCCCGCAAAAGGTTCATCCAGAGGGTTCTCGCTATGCAGGAAATGGTCTCCTGTCGGGCGTACCTGGCCTTTGGCGTGAATACCATAACCAGGGGCGTCATGGCCCTGAACAGGCCGTATGTTCCGTTTCCGGTGCTTTCAGTCCGGGACTACGACGAGGCGATGCAAACCATCGGTTCGCTCCGTGACGACAAACGAAACAAGGCCGGAGGGACCGATACGGTCTATACGGCGGCCCAGGTCCAGTCCTTTGCCGATGAACTGTTGGAGTACATCGGGAACATCAACTGGGATCAGCCCGCCCTGGAATGGAGGGAGTTGGCCTGGGATCATCCCTTCAAGCATGTGTTCGACGCCGTGACCGTGGTCAAGGGCGACGTCGTTGATCTACTGGATGAGCGCCGCCAAGCCGAGCAGGTGCTCAAGGAGAGCGAGGAGAAGTACAGGAATATTCTGGACAATATCGAAGACGGCTACTTCGAATTGGATTTAGCGGGGCGGTTTACGTTTTACAACGATTCCCTGTGTTGGATACTCGGGGCTTCCCGGGCTGAATTGCATGGCGTGAACATCCGTGATCGTCTGCGGCCAGAGTCCGTGAGCATTTTGGACAGCGCCTTGGATACGGTCCAACAAACCCAGGCGGGATTTGGCTACCTGGAACTCAGGATGTGCGTCGAAGACGAAGATCTGGTGGTGGAAACATCCATTTCCCTGCTACGGAATCGAGATGGGGCGTTGATGGGCTACTCGGGCCTGCTGCGGGACGTTACGGAGCGCAAGCAGTCCGAGCAGGCCCGGCACGAAGCCCGGCTGGCCGAGGCTTCCAGCCGGACCAAGAGCGAATTTTTGGCCAATATGAGCCATGAAATCCGCACGCCGCTCAACGCCATCATCGGGATGACCGAGTTGTCCTTGGAGGAGGCCCTGGACGACGCGCTACGAGAAGCCCTGCACGTCATCTCCCGCGAGGCCAATGCTCTTCTGGAAATCATCAATGAAATCCTGGATTTTTCCAAAATCGAGGCCGGGAAGCTGGACTTCGAACGGATCGACTTCGACTTGCGGTACGTTCTGGATCATGTGGTGGAAAGCTTCGTGATTCAAGCCGAGGCCAAGGGGCTCGAACTGATTGTTTTTCAGGCCCCGGACGTGCCTGTTCGACTTGTGGGCGATCCGGGTCGGTTGCGCCAGGTGCTGCTGAATCTGGTGGGCAATGCCCTGAAATTCACCCATGCGGGCGAGGTGGTTCTTTCCGTGGAGGTGGCCAGTGACCATGGAGAAGCGATTGTCCTCCGATTTTCGGTCAGGGATACGGGAATCGGAATCCCCCCTGATAAACAAGCTCTTGTCTTCGAGAGTTTTACCCAGGTGGACGATTCCACTACCCGGCTTTACGGAGGCACCGGCCTGGGCTTGTCCATTTGCAAGCGGTTCGTGGAGTTGATGGGCGGAGAAGTCGGCCTGGAAAGCCAGGTCGGGCAAGGCAGCTCGTTCTGGTTCACCCTCCCTCTCCACCGGCAGGTTTCCCCGGACCCGACGCCCGCGCCCAGGGTTTGCCTGCCGGGCAGCCGTATCCTGGTGGTGGACGACAATACGGCCAATCGAGGTATTCTGCTGGAGTATTTGCGTTCTTGGGAGTGCGAGGCCGTGTGGGCCGATTCCGCCGTCGCGGCCCTTCGCGTCCTGGAACGATGCCAAGCGGAGGATCGACCGGTGGACATGCTGCTCTCGGATGTCGGGATGTCCGGGGTGAACGGATTCGAGCTGGCCGCCGAGATTCGCCGACTGGAACGGGAGGGCGACGCCCGGAAAGGAAACGCCGAGGTTTTGCCGTTGCCGATAATTCTACTATCATCATCGGGGTATCGCGGGGACGGGGCATTGTGCATGAAAATCGGCATCCAGGGCTACCTGCCCAAACCCGTTCGAAGGGAGGAACTGGGCAAGGCCATGGAGACCGTCCTGGGCTTCGCATCGTTCGGAGCGACGCGGCACCGTTTGGTGACCCGACACAGTCTGGCCGAGGAACGTGATCGCCCGTGCGGTCTGGACGAGTCGGGCGCGGTGCGGTCTGATGCCCGGATTCTGCTGGCCGAAGACTACCCCACCAACCGCCAGGTGGCCCAGCGCCATCTCCAATCCGCCGGATACCGGGTGGACATTGCGGAGAACGGTCGGCAAGCCCTGGAACTGTGCGCCAAGACCGCATATGATCTGATCCTGATGGACATCCAGATGCCGGAAATGGACGGCTGGGAAGCCACGCGGCGCATTCGCGCAGCGGAGTGCAGAGGAGAGGAGTCCGACGTCGGACGTCGGACGTCGGACGTCGCAGATCGGATTTCCGGCCCTCAGGTCTCAAGTCTCAGCCCTCAGCCCACCCACCGGCGTACACCGATCATCGCCATGACCGCCCATGCGCTCAAAGGCTATCGGGAACAGTGTCTGGCTCAGGGCATGGACGACTATCTCACCAAGCCCGTGCGGAGGGTCGAATTGCTGGCCATGGTTCGGAAGTGGCTGCGACCGGAGAAGGGCGAGGTCGGCGAGGGGCAAGTCAGGGCCGGGGATGGGAACGCAAGCGATCATCTCGCGGGAGCGGACGGGCCGACGTATCGGGATGATGGCCCCCCCATGGACTTTGCCGTGGCCTTGGAGGAGTTTGAGGGAGACCGGGACCTGCTCGAAGAGGTGATCACGGGTTTTTTGGAACAGGCTCGGCACCAGCTTGATCTGCTGGACCGGGCCGCTGTCCGGGGGGACACCGGAACCTTGACCCGTGAGGCCCATGCGATCAAGGGGGGCGCGGCGAATTTGACCGCGAAGTCTCTGTCCGAGGTGGCCGCGCGCCTGGAACGCGGAGCCAGGGCCGATGACCTGGAAGAGGCCGCGCCGCTGGTGGCGCGGCTCCGGCATGAGTTGGAGCGATTGAACGGATATGTGAAAGAGAGGCAATAATGGGACGTTTCACGATCAATGGTCGGATTTGGCGAACGCTGGCCCTGGCGGCGTGCAGGCTTGTCGGACTAGGGCTGGTCGGGCTGGCGCTGGGCGGATGCACCGATTCCCCGGAGCGGGAAGCGGCGGTTCAATCCGGGAAAGATCCGGCCCGGCTGGTGCTCTACAATTGGGAGGATTATCTGGGCCGGGACACGCTGGATCTGTTTCAGCGGGCCACGGGCATCCAGGTGGAGCTGCGCAC
Proteins encoded in this window:
- a CDS encoding response regulator; protein product: MPQPLLFPPSICPATSLPVRTPPEWSGIALSNQYRATFSVIGEAILHVALEGKVDPVGTAAALRERRRVLLESGLMDRPFVEIRNHGEIIGIPSKESRMLLTNALVEDIRAGRLVGFWVYNAPVLIRAMINVGARLHDITIPTGAVRDYQTAMRSALRVLPVAAFLPAGSTSELVRAAWTLELDGYGVRIELVEPDILYTVAQGALREEHVDPIFDLYAQILEESGLVELGYCYRVVNGERIAGFSWKARKRFIQRVLAMQEMVSCRAYLAFGVNTITRGVMALNRPYVPFPVLSVRDYDEAMQTIGSLRDDKRNKAGGTDTVYTAAQVQSFADELLEYIGNINWDQPALEWRELAWDHPFKHVFDAVTVVKGDVVDLLDERRQAEQVLKESEEKYRNILDNIEDGYFELDLAGRFTFYNDSLCWILGASRAELHGVNIRDRLRPESVSILDSALDTVQQTQAGFGYLELRMCVEDEDLVVETSISLLRNRDGALMGYSGLLRDVTERKQSEQARHEARLAEASSRTKSEFLANMSHEIRTPLNAIIGMTELSLEEALDDALREALHVISREANALLEIINEILDFSKIEAGKLDFERIDFDLRYVLDHVVESFVIQAEAKGLELIVFQAPDVPVRLVGDPGRLRQVLLNLVGNALKFTHAGEVVLSVEVASDHGEAIVLRFSVRDTGIGIPPDKQALVFESFTQVDDSTTRLYGGTGLGLSICKRFVELMGGEVGLESQVGQGSSFWFTLPLHRQVSPDPTPAPRVCLPGSRILVVDDNTANRGILLEYLRSWECEAVWADSAVAALRVLERCQAEDRPVDMLLSDVGMSGVNGFELAAEIRRLEREGDARKGNAEVLPLPIILLSSSGYRGDGALCMKIGIQGYLPKPVRREELGKAMETVLGFASFGATRHRLVTRHSLAEERDRPCGLDESGAVRSDARILLAEDYPTNRQVAQRHLQSAGYRVDIAENGRQALELCAKTAYDLILMDIQMPEMDGWEATRRIRAAECRGEESDVGRRTSDVADRISGPQVSSLSPQPTHRRTPIIAMTAHALKGYREQCLAQGMDDYLTKPVRRVELLAMVRKWLRPEKGEVGEGQVRAGDGNASDHLAGADGPTYRDDGPPMDFAVALEEFEGDRDLLEEVITGFLEQARHQLDLLDRAAVRGDTGTLTREAHAIKGGAANLTAKSLSEVAARLERGARADDLEEAAPLVARLRHELERLNGYVKERQ